A single region of the Kocuria rosea genome encodes:
- the rsfS gene encoding ribosome silencing factor, with protein MTVNDLSLSILQVAAAAADAKQAHDIVALDVSEALGITDAFLVASASNERLVNAVVDEIEEKLVERLELRPIRREGRSEGRWVLLDYGDVVIHVQHDEDRAFYALERLWRDSPVVDLGPLSGRTAAAPATDDLPGA; from the coding sequence TTGACTGTCAACGATCTCTCCCTCTCCATCCTCCAGGTCGCGGCCGCCGCGGCGGACGCCAAGCAGGCCCACGACATCGTGGCCCTCGACGTCAGCGAGGCCCTGGGCATCACCGACGCCTTCCTCGTCGCCTCCGCCTCCAACGAGCGGCTCGTCAACGCCGTGGTCGACGAGATCGAGGAGAAGCTCGTCGAGCGCCTCGAGCTGCGCCCGATCCGCCGCGAGGGCCGCTCCGAGGGGCGCTGGGTGCTCCTGGACTACGGCGACGTCGTGATCCACGTGCAGCACGACGAGGACCGGGCGTTCTACGCCCTCGAGCGGCTGTGGCGGGACAGCCCCGTGGTGGACCTCGGACCGCTCTCCGGCCGGACCGCCGCGGCCCCCGCCACCGACGATTTGCCTGGAGCCTGA
- the fdhA gene encoding formaldehyde dehydrogenase, glutathione-independent encodes MAGNRAVAYKGPGKVEVIDTEYPEFDLKDAPGINPANIGRKVPHGVILRTVATNICGSDQHMVRGRTTAPTDLVLGHEITGEVIECGPDVEFIKVGDIVSVPFNISCGRCRNCKERKTGICLNVNPDRPGSAYGYVDMGGWVGGQAEYVLVPYADWNLLKFPDRDQALEKIMDLTMLSDILPTGYHGVVTAGVGVGSTVYIAGAGPVGLAAAASAHLLGAAVVIVGDMNEQRLAQARSFGCETVDVSKGSPAEQIEQILGVPEVDCGVDAVGFEARGHGKDASHEAPATVLNSLMDITAAGGALGIPGLYVTGDPGAVDEAAKKGSLSISLGTGWAKSLSFTTGQCPVMKYNRQLMMAILHDKIQIAKAVNAKAIPLEEAPQGYAEFDAGAATKYVLNPNGYIKN; translated from the coding sequence ATGGCAGGGAACAGAGCGGTCGCCTACAAGGGTCCCGGCAAGGTCGAGGTCATCGACACCGAGTACCCGGAGTTCGATCTCAAGGACGCGCCGGGGATCAACCCGGCCAACATCGGCCGGAAGGTCCCGCACGGGGTCATCCTCCGGACCGTGGCCACCAACATCTGCGGCTCGGACCAGCACATGGTGCGCGGGCGCACCACGGCCCCCACGGACCTGGTCCTCGGTCACGAGATCACGGGCGAGGTCATCGAGTGCGGGCCGGACGTCGAGTTCATCAAGGTCGGGGACATCGTCTCCGTCCCGTTCAACATCTCCTGCGGCCGGTGCCGCAACTGCAAGGAGCGCAAGACCGGCATCTGCCTCAACGTCAACCCGGACCGGCCGGGCTCCGCCTACGGCTACGTGGACATGGGCGGCTGGGTCGGCGGTCAGGCCGAGTACGTGCTGGTGCCCTACGCGGACTGGAACCTGCTGAAGTTCCCGGACCGGGACCAGGCCCTGGAGAAGATCATGGACCTGACCATGCTCTCCGACATCCTGCCCACCGGCTACCACGGCGTGGTGACGGCCGGGGTGGGCGTGGGCTCGACCGTCTACATCGCCGGTGCCGGACCGGTGGGCCTGGCCGCGGCGGCCTCGGCGCACCTGCTGGGAGCCGCGGTGGTGATCGTGGGCGACATGAACGAGCAGCGGCTGGCCCAGGCCCGCAGCTTCGGCTGCGAGACCGTCGACGTCTCGAAGGGCTCGCCCGCCGAGCAGATCGAGCAGATCCTGGGTGTCCCGGAGGTCGACTGCGGCGTGGACGCCGTCGGCTTCGAGGCCCGTGGGCACGGCAAGGACGCCTCCCACGAGGCCCCGGCCACCGTGCTCAACTCCCTGATGGACATCACCGCCGCCGGCGGGGCGCTGGGCATTCCGGGCCTGTACGTCACCGGGGATCCCGGAGCCGTGGACGAGGCCGCGAAGAAGGGGTCCCTGTCGATCAGCCTCGGCACGGGATGGGCGAAGTCGCTGTCCTTCACCACGGGGCAGTGCCCGGTGATGAAGTACAACCGGCAGCTGATGATGGCGATCCTGCACGACAAGATCCAGATCGCCAAGGCCGTCAACGCCAAGGCCATCCCGCTGGAGGAGGCGCCGCAGGGCTACGCCGAGTTCGACGCCGGGGCGGCCACCAAGTACGTGCTCAACCCCAACGGCTACATCAAGAACTAG
- a CDS encoding App1 family protein — protein MAKKSSSSELKQTVDQVAEEAINVGYRLEQRLHRFRQRRAEARGDIPVMVAFEGYGSEHHVRVLGRALLKTRGLIESTDESAESIRGWRSFTSVPIAFAHVNIWIDEFEFHLVADKGGVVDVDLQVSLAPGEHTVWMQTEGSETVESRVFVVADEQRIGVVSDIDDTVMVTALPRPMLAAWNSFVLNEHARTPTPGMAVMMDRLLHRHHEAPFLYLSTGAWNVAPTLRRFLTRNAYPAGALLLTDWGPTTDRWFRAGAAHKVQNLERLARNFPHVRWILIGDDGQHDPEIYSGFVHRYPEHVAAIVIRNLSPAEAVLAGTPLVNEERRVTIPEGTLWIEGNDGASISRQLAEHGLL, from the coding sequence ATGGCCAAGAAATCCAGCAGCTCGGAGCTCAAGCAGACCGTCGACCAGGTCGCCGAGGAAGCCATCAACGTGGGCTACCGCCTCGAGCAGCGGCTCCACCGGTTCCGGCAGCGGCGCGCCGAGGCCCGCGGGGACATCCCGGTCATGGTGGCCTTCGAGGGCTACGGCTCCGAGCACCACGTGCGGGTCCTGGGCCGGGCCCTGCTGAAGACCCGGGGGCTCATCGAGTCCACCGACGAGAGCGCCGAGTCCATCCGCGGCTGGCGCTCGTTCACCTCCGTGCCCATCGCCTTCGCCCACGTCAACATCTGGATCGACGAGTTCGAGTTCCACCTGGTGGCCGACAAGGGCGGGGTGGTCGACGTCGACCTGCAGGTGTCCCTGGCCCCCGGCGAGCACACCGTGTGGATGCAGACGGAGGGCTCCGAGACGGTCGAGTCCCGCGTGTTCGTCGTGGCCGACGAGCAGCGCATCGGGGTGGTCTCCGACATCGACGACACCGTCATGGTCACCGCCCTGCCCCGGCCCATGCTGGCCGCCTGGAACTCGTTCGTGCTCAACGAGCACGCCCGCACACCCACCCCCGGGATGGCCGTCATGATGGACCGGCTGCTGCACCGCCACCACGAGGCGCCGTTCCTCTACCTCTCCACGGGGGCGTGGAACGTGGCGCCCACCCTGCGCCGCTTCCTCACGCGCAACGCCTACCCGGCCGGGGCCCTGCTGCTCACGGACTGGGGACCCACCACGGACCGGTGGTTCCGGGCCGGGGCCGCGCACAAGGTGCAGAACCTCGAGCGGCTGGCCCGCAACTTCCCCCACGTGCGCTGGATCCTCATCGGCGACGACGGCCAGCACGACCCCGAGATCTACAGCGGCTTCGTGCACCGCTATCCCGAGCACGTGGCCGCCATCGTGATCCGCAACCTGTCCCCGGCGGAGGCCGTGCTGGCCGGCACCCCGCTGGTCAACGAGGAGCGGCGGGTCACCATCCCCGAGGGCACGCTGTGGATCGAGGGCAACGACGGAGCCTCGATCTCGCGGCAGCTCGCGGAGCACGGCCTGCTCTGA
- a CDS encoding aldehyde dehydrogenase family protein: MTSTRSTLPAPAPADDSADVPADTSADFPAVDAAVAGARAAFVPDVDLATRLDRLHRLEDLVRENRTVLEEALATDLGKPPAEAWLTELGFTLEEIAGIRKELGRWMTPARVPVPLSLAPARSRVEHQPLGTVLVMAPWNYPVQLVLSPLAGALAAGNTVVVKPSEVSATVSGVLAELLERYLGDCVRVVEGGVPETTRLLEHRFDHVFYTGNGTVARIVMAAAARHLTPVTLELGGKSPVWVDGSTDLRTAARRIVWGKFLNAGQTCVAPDHVLGTPETLAALEPELLRAVEEHYGEDPSRSDSYGRIVTARHLDRLVGLLEQVPAHDVVCGGTAEPGERYLAPTVVRSAPDGPLMAEELFGPVLPLVPVASAEHAVELITAGDKPLALYVFSEERSVKELFRRRTSSGGLSFNAPLLHLTSPQLPFGGVGESGTGAYHGKFSFTTFSHARAVLDKPLAPDTLRVVYPPYRGLRARLAAAAVGLRRPRRRTRHAVSEN; the protein is encoded by the coding sequence ATGACCAGCACCCGCAGCACCCTCCCCGCCCCCGCACCGGCAGACGACTCGGCAGACGTCCCGGCGGACACTTCGGCAGACTTCCCGGCCGTGGACGCCGCCGTCGCCGGTGCCCGGGCGGCCTTCGTGCCCGACGTCGACCTCGCGACCCGGCTGGACCGGCTGCACCGGCTCGAGGACCTCGTGCGGGAGAACCGGACGGTGCTCGAGGAGGCGCTGGCCACCGACCTCGGCAAGCCCCCGGCGGAGGCGTGGCTGACCGAGCTCGGCTTCACCCTCGAGGAGATCGCCGGCATCCGCAAGGAGCTCGGCCGCTGGATGACCCCGGCCCGCGTCCCCGTCCCGCTGAGCCTCGCCCCGGCCCGCTCCCGCGTGGAGCACCAGCCGCTCGGGACCGTGCTCGTGATGGCGCCGTGGAACTATCCCGTCCAGCTCGTCCTGAGCCCCCTGGCGGGAGCGCTCGCCGCCGGCAACACCGTCGTCGTCAAGCCCTCCGAGGTCTCCGCGACCGTCTCCGGGGTGCTGGCCGAGCTGCTCGAGCGCTACCTGGGGGACTGCGTGCGCGTGGTCGAGGGCGGCGTGCCGGAGACCACGCGGCTGCTCGAGCACCGCTTCGACCACGTCTTCTACACCGGCAACGGGACGGTGGCCCGGATCGTGATGGCCGCCGCGGCCCGGCACCTGACCCCGGTGACCCTCGAGCTGGGCGGGAAGTCCCCGGTCTGGGTGGACGGCTCGACCGACCTGCGCACCGCCGCCCGGCGGATCGTGTGGGGGAAGTTCCTCAACGCCGGCCAGACCTGCGTGGCCCCGGACCACGTGCTCGGCACCCCGGAGACGCTCGCCGCCCTCGAACCGGAGCTCCTGCGGGCCGTGGAGGAGCACTACGGCGAGGACCCGTCCCGCAGCGACTCCTACGGGCGGATCGTCACCGCGCGCCACCTCGACCGGCTGGTGGGGCTCCTGGAGCAGGTCCCCGCCCACGACGTCGTCTGCGGCGGGACCGCCGAGCCGGGGGAGCGCTACCTCGCGCCCACGGTGGTGCGCTCCGCCCCGGACGGCCCGCTCATGGCCGAGGAGCTCTTCGGTCCCGTCCTGCCCCTGGTCCCGGTCGCCTCCGCGGAGCACGCCGTCGAGCTGATCACCGCCGGGGACAAGCCGCTGGCCCTCTACGTGTTCTCCGAGGAGCGCTCGGTGAAGGAGCTGTTCCGCCGGCGCACGTCCTCCGGCGGACTGTCCTTCAACGCCCCGCTGCTGCACCTGACCAGCCCCCAGCTGCCGTTCGGCGGCGTGGGTGAGAGCGGCACCGGCGCCTACCACGGGAAGTTCTCGTTCACCACGTTCTCCCACGCGCGCGCGGTCCTGGACAAGCCGCTCGCCCCCGACACGCTGCGGGTCGTCTACCCGCCCTACCGGGGTCTGCGGGCCCGCCTCGCGGCCGCGGCGGTCGGGCTGCGCCGGCCCCGCCGCCGGACCCGACACGCCGTGTCCGAAAATTAA